Part of the Candidatus Bodocaedibacter vickermanii genome is shown below.
GTAATATTACATGATCTGTAGAATAAACGGTAATACGGTGAGTAAGGGAGCTTGGAACTCCAGATAGAATATCTGTTTTAGATCCACAAAGGTGAAGATGGACATCAGGGGTTTGCTGTAAGACAGCAGTAATTCCTTGTAAATTGCTGTGGGAACCGTAGTCCCCACTCATGCAATCAACGGCAATGTGTACTGTTGATGTCATTCAACTCTTATGCAGTTTTCTCAACTTCTGGACGTTGAAATACTTGACGACCGTCGTATACTCCGCAAGATGCGCAGATATGATGCGGAAGTTTTTTAGACCCACAATTGT
Proteins encoded:
- the rpmF gene encoding 50S ribosomal protein L32, which codes for MAVPKRKVSRSRRNMRRAHDRLKPINLAECNNCGSKKLPHHICASCGVYDGRQVFQRPEVEKTA